From Mycolicibacterium nivoides, a single genomic window includes:
- a CDS encoding MmpS family transport accessory protein, producing MLRAIRRIWLPVLIVIAMGAGVLIVMNVRKVFGAHPVIITDTTSDNAEDFNPKFVKYEIFGNGGTAVINYMDLEGKPQRTGTVPLPWTLTLQTTLPSVQPNIMAQGDGDSISCRVTVDDQVKEERTATGLNAQTFCFVKAA from the coding sequence ATGCTGAGGGCCATCCGCCGAATCTGGCTCCCGGTACTGATCGTCATCGCCATGGGGGCCGGCGTGCTGATCGTGATGAACGTCCGCAAGGTCTTCGGCGCACATCCGGTCATCATCACCGACACCACGTCGGACAACGCCGAAGACTTCAATCCCAAGTTCGTGAAGTACGAGATCTTCGGTAACGGCGGCACAGCCGTCATCAACTACATGGACCTCGAAGGCAAACCCCAGCGCACGGGAACCGTGCCGCTGCCTTGGACTTTGACGCTGCAAACCACGTTGCCATCGGTGCAGCCCAACATCATGGCCCAAGGCGACGGGGACAGCATCAGTTGCCGAGTCACCGTCGATGACCAGGTCAAAGAAGAGAGAACGGCTACTGGATTGAACGCACAAACCTTCTGCTTTGTGAAGGCAGCATGA
- a CDS encoding RND family transporter gives MSAPTDDTPTDAIATGRHAAPPRPAIPRFIRTLALPIILAWIVIVALLNTVVPQLEVVGKMRAVSMSPNDAPSMIAIKEVGKKFQEYDTSSSVMVVLEGDKPLGVEAHVFYDQMVRDLRADTTHVQHVQDFWGDTLTAKGAQSRDGKAAYVQVYIAGDQGETLANESVEAVRRIATESPAPDGVKAYVTGSAASSTDQNIVGDESMQMIELVTFGVIAVMLLGVYRSIITTLIVLVMVVLELSGARGLVALLGYHNFFGLTTFATNMLVTLAIAAATDYAIFLIGRYQEARRAGEDKEAAYYDMFHGTAHVVLASGLTIAGATFCLHFTRLPYFQTMGIPLAIGMTMVVAMALTLGPAVISVASRFGKILEPKRFSKSRGWHRIGTATVRWPGAILVCAIVAALVGLLALPGYHTTYNDRIFLPKDVGTNVGYDAAFRHFSQAKMNPDLMMIESDRDLRNPADFLVIDKIAKALKGVHGIAQVQTITRPDGEPIKHSTIPYTLGQSGTTQLMNNDYLQSNLDNILKQANDLQNSIDSMTEMMSIQTDLAAVSQRMADKMKTTSGDMSDVRDHLADFDDQFRPLRNYLYWEPHCFDIPMCWSMRSIFDALDGINTMSDDFQDLVPEMQRMADLMPRMVAVLPAQIQTMKNQKQILLNQYQVQKAQQDQTMAMQNTATAMSEAFDTAKNDDSFYLPPEAFGTDDFQRGLKLFMSPDGHAVRFTIIHQGDPLTPEGTARIAPLKIAAADAIKGTPLEGSKIYLGGSSATYNDMQQGADYDLIIVAAAALILIFIIMLVLTRAVVASAVIVGTVVLSLASAFGLSVLLWQHIVGIPLHWMVMPMSVIVLLAVGADYNLLLVSRIKEEIHAGLKTGIIRAMVGTGAVVTSAGLVFAFTMASMAVSSLIVIGQVGTTIGLGLLFDTLVVRSLMTPSIATLLGRWFWWPQRVRQRPVPQPWPKPIQREPEEALV, from the coding sequence ATGAGCGCGCCCACGGACGACACCCCGACCGACGCCATCGCAACCGGCCGCCACGCGGCACCTCCGCGGCCGGCGATCCCACGATTCATCCGGACGCTCGCCCTGCCGATCATCCTGGCGTGGATCGTGATCGTCGCACTGCTCAACACCGTCGTGCCGCAGCTCGAGGTCGTCGGAAAGATGCGCGCGGTGTCGATGAGTCCCAACGACGCGCCGTCGATGATCGCCATCAAAGAGGTCGGCAAGAAGTTCCAGGAGTACGACACCAGTAGCTCGGTGATGGTCGTGCTCGAAGGCGACAAGCCGCTGGGCGTCGAAGCGCACGTGTTCTACGACCAGATGGTCCGTGACCTGCGCGCCGATACCACCCACGTGCAGCATGTGCAGGACTTCTGGGGCGACACCCTGACCGCCAAGGGCGCCCAGAGCCGCGACGGCAAGGCCGCCTACGTGCAGGTCTACATCGCCGGCGACCAGGGCGAGACGCTGGCCAACGAATCGGTCGAGGCGGTGCGGCGCATCGCCACCGAAAGCCCCGCGCCCGATGGCGTGAAGGCGTATGTGACGGGATCGGCAGCCTCCAGCACCGACCAGAACATCGTCGGCGACGAGAGCATGCAGATGATCGAGCTCGTCACCTTCGGCGTCATCGCGGTGATGCTGCTGGGGGTCTACCGGTCGATCATCACCACGTTGATCGTGCTGGTGATGGTCGTACTCGAATTGTCCGGCGCCCGTGGCCTGGTCGCGTTACTGGGCTATCACAACTTCTTCGGTCTCACCACGTTCGCGACCAACATGCTGGTGACCTTGGCCATCGCCGCGGCGACCGACTACGCGATCTTCCTGATCGGCCGATATCAGGAAGCACGAAGAGCCGGCGAGGACAAAGAAGCGGCCTACTACGACATGTTCCACGGCACGGCTCACGTCGTGCTCGCGTCCGGCCTGACCATCGCCGGTGCGACGTTCTGCCTGCACTTCACCCGCCTGCCGTACTTCCAGACCATGGGTATCCCACTGGCGATCGGAATGACCATGGTGGTCGCCATGGCGCTGACCTTGGGGCCGGCCGTCATCTCGGTGGCCAGCCGGTTCGGCAAGATCCTTGAGCCCAAGCGGTTTTCGAAGTCCCGTGGATGGCACCGGATCGGCACTGCCACCGTCCGCTGGCCGGGCGCAATCCTGGTGTGCGCCATCGTCGCAGCGTTGGTCGGCCTGCTCGCCCTGCCCGGCTATCACACCACCTACAACGACCGCATCTTCCTGCCCAAGGACGTCGGGACGAACGTCGGATACGACGCCGCGTTCCGGCACTTCTCGCAGGCCAAGATGAACCCGGACCTGATGATGATCGAGTCCGACCGGGATCTGCGGAACCCAGCGGATTTCCTGGTGATCGACAAGATCGCCAAGGCCCTCAAGGGCGTGCACGGTATCGCCCAGGTGCAGACCATCACCCGTCCCGACGGCGAGCCGATCAAGCACTCGACGATCCCGTACACGCTGGGCCAGAGCGGCACGACCCAGCTGATGAACAACGACTACCTGCAGAGCAATCTGGACAACATCCTCAAACAGGCCAACGATCTGCAGAACAGCATCGACTCGATGACCGAGATGATGAGCATCCAAACGGATCTCGCGGCGGTGTCGCAGCGCATGGCCGACAAGATGAAGACCACGTCGGGCGACATGTCCGACGTCCGGGACCACCTGGCGGACTTCGACGACCAGTTCCGGCCGTTGCGCAACTACCTCTACTGGGAGCCGCACTGCTTCGACATTCCGATGTGCTGGTCCATGAGGTCGATCTTCGACGCACTCGACGGCATCAACACGATGTCCGACGACTTCCAGGACCTGGTTCCCGAGATGCAGCGGATGGCCGACCTGATGCCCCGGATGGTCGCCGTGTTGCCTGCGCAGATCCAGACCATGAAGAACCAGAAGCAGATCCTGCTGAACCAGTACCAGGTGCAGAAGGCCCAACAGGACCAGACGATGGCGATGCAGAACACCGCCACCGCCATGAGCGAAGCGTTCGATACGGCCAAGAACGACGATTCGTTCTACCTGCCACCGGAGGCGTTCGGGACCGACGACTTCCAGCGCGGCCTCAAGCTGTTCATGTCGCCTGACGGACATGCGGTGCGGTTCACCATCATTCACCAGGGTGATCCGCTGACTCCCGAAGGCACCGCACGTATCGCACCGCTCAAGATCGCAGCGGCCGACGCCATCAAGGGGACCCCGCTCGAGGGATCCAAGATCTACCTCGGCGGCAGCTCGGCGACCTACAACGACATGCAGCAGGGCGCCGACTACGACCTGATCATCGTCGCCGCGGCGGCACTGATCCTGATTTTCATCATCATGTTGGTGCTCACCCGTGCCGTGGTGGCCTCGGCGGTGATCGTCGGCACGGTGGTGCTGAGTCTGGCCTCGGCCTTCGGGCTGTCGGTACTGCTCTGGCAGCACATCGTGGGAATCCCCTTGCACTGGATGGTGATGCCGATGTCGGTCATCGTCCTGCTGGCCGTGGGCGCGGACTACAACCTGCTGCTCGTCTCACGAATAAAGGAGGAGATCCACGCCGGGCTGAAGACCGGGATCATCCGGGCCATGGTCGGCACCGGTGCCGTGGTGACCTCCGCAGGCTTGGTCTTCGCATTCACCATGGCGTCGATGGCAGTCAGCAGCCTGATCGTCATCGGTCAGGTCGGCACGACCATCGGCCTGGGCCTACTATTCGACACCCTCGTCGTCAGATCGCTGATGACACCGTCCATCGCCACGCTGCTCGGGCGCTGGTTCTGGTGGCCGCAACGCGTCCGTCAGCGTCCGGTGCCCCAGCCCTGGCCGAAGCCCATTCAGCGCGAACCCGAGGAGGCCCTGGTCTGA
- a CDS encoding DUF732 domain-containing protein, protein YNAWIGKIMCKRLHNGVDHNAQDSVGFVKKQLAKDSTDAQSWQFLGTAINYYCPDQRFVYEQAAH, encoded by the coding sequence TACAACGCCTGGATCGGCAAGATCATGTGCAAGCGATTGCACAACGGCGTCGACCACAATGCCCAGGACTCGGTCGGTTTCGTGAAAAAGCAACTGGCCAAGGACAGCACCGACGCTCAGTCGTGGCAGTTCCTGGGCACCGCCATCAATTACTACTGCCCCGATCAGCGCTTCGTCTACGAACAAGCCGCGCACTGA
- a CDS encoding DUF5078 domain-containing protein — MLNRKSVSNLIRTGVAACAIAGSLAGAGIATGLGVGTASADATDDYPIPNRILRTPCTAEQIMAAARDVEPVYYERYMIDYNNKPVADQQGAQDRIHWFFSMDYAGRRQYSENTATNAFFENMSWRWPNWAKLFFNNKGVAANTTDVCQNYPPNDMSVWDWH, encoded by the coding sequence ATGTTGAACCGCAAGAGTGTCAGTAACCTGATCCGCACCGGGGTGGCCGCCTGCGCGATCGCCGGCAGCCTGGCCGGGGCGGGCATCGCCACCGGCCTAGGGGTCGGCACCGCCTCCGCCGACGCCACCGACGACTACCCGATCCCCAACCGGATCCTGCGGACCCCCTGCACGGCCGAGCAGATCATGGCAGCGGCACGCGACGTCGAGCCGGTGTACTACGAGCGCTACATGATCGACTACAACAACAAGCCGGTCGCCGATCAGCAGGGCGCCCAGGACCGGATCCACTGGTTCTTCTCCATGGACTACGCCGGTCGCCGCCAGTACTCCGAGAACACGGCCACCAACGCGTTCTTCGAGAACATGTCCTGGCGCTGGCCCAACTGGGCCAAGCTGTTCTTCAACAACAAGGGCGTCGCGGCCAACACCACCGACGTCTGCCAGAACTACCCGCCCAACGACATGTCCGTCTGGGACTGGCACTGA
- a CDS encoding NAD(P)H-dependent flavin oxidoreductase: MKPAICEQFGIDFPLFAFSHCRDVVAAVTNAGGFGVLGATAYTPEQLDQELSWIDEQVGGKPYGADIIVPAKFEGKGENLSRGQLTDRIPAEYREFVARLLADHGIEPEAKQRLGGSSLSGDTGRELLDVAMSHPIKLIANALGVPPDYMIDAGRERGVPVAALVGAREHAVKQVQAGVDLIVAQGTEAGGHCGEVTTMVLIPEVIEALEAAGSDIPVLAAGGIVTGRQMAAAVAMGAAGAWTGSVWLTTEEAETAPHTVQKMLAATSRDTVRSTGRTGKPARQLKSEWTDAWQPNPGGHQTLPLPLQNMLAEPIIRRVDVLAAQGHPGAQALATYFVGQGVGLMNKVKPAREVVREFIEDYLAATERLSNSLPD; this comes from the coding sequence GTGAAACCCGCGATCTGTGAGCAGTTCGGTATCGACTTTCCGCTCTTCGCCTTCAGTCACTGCCGTGACGTGGTGGCCGCGGTGACCAACGCCGGCGGCTTCGGCGTGCTGGGCGCCACGGCCTACACGCCCGAGCAGCTGGACCAGGAGCTGTCCTGGATCGACGAGCAGGTCGGCGGCAAGCCCTACGGCGCCGACATCATCGTGCCGGCGAAGTTCGAAGGTAAGGGCGAGAACCTGTCGCGGGGGCAGCTCACAGATCGCATCCCCGCCGAATATCGCGAGTTCGTCGCGCGACTGCTGGCCGATCACGGCATCGAGCCCGAGGCCAAGCAGCGTCTGGGCGGGTCCTCGTTGTCCGGTGACACCGGCCGCGAGTTGCTGGACGTCGCGATGAGTCATCCGATCAAGCTGATCGCGAATGCGCTCGGGGTGCCGCCGGATTACATGATCGACGCCGGCCGCGAGCGCGGCGTCCCGGTCGCGGCTCTGGTGGGTGCCCGCGAGCACGCCGTCAAACAGGTGCAGGCCGGGGTGGACCTGATCGTCGCGCAGGGGACCGAGGCCGGTGGGCACTGCGGTGAGGTGACGACGATGGTGCTCATCCCCGAGGTGATCGAAGCGCTCGAGGCTGCCGGCAGCGACATCCCGGTGCTGGCGGCCGGCGGCATCGTCACCGGCCGGCAGATGGCCGCTGCCGTCGCGATGGGTGCGGCCGGTGCCTGGACGGGCTCGGTGTGGCTGACCACCGAAGAGGCCGAGACCGCACCGCACACCGTGCAGAAGATGCTGGCGGCCACCTCGCGGGACACCGTGCGCTCGACCGGGCGGACCGGCAAGCCGGCCCGCCAGCTCAAGTCGGAATGGACTGACGCCTGGCAGCCGAATCCCGGAGGCCACCAGACCCTGCCGCTGCCGCTGCAGAACATGCTGGCCGAGCCGATCATCCGTCGCGTGGATGTGCTTGCCGCCCAGGGGCATCCGGGCGCGCAAGCACTGGCCACCTACTTCGTCGGGCAGGGCGTGGGTTTGATGAACAAGGTCAAGCCGGCCCGCGAGGTGGTGCGCGAGTTCATCGAGGACTACCTCGCCGCCACCGAGCGGTTGAGCAACTCACTGCCGGACTGA
- a CDS encoding S-methyl-5'-thioadenosine phosphorylase, whose product MLGVIGGSGFYSFFGPEARTVTVDTPYGAPSAPITVGAVGGHEVAFLPRHGTGHEFSPHTVPYRANMWALRTLGVRRIFGPCAVGSLTAQLGPGSIVVPDQLVDRTRARADTYFDSGGIHVGFADPYCPALRATAAGLPGVVDGGTMVVIQGPRFSTRAESRWFADQGFTLVNMTGYPEAVLARELEMCYAAIALVTDLDAGIEAGSGVTTVDVFAEFERNLVPFKKLVHEALEAVDTERACTHCLAHDGVKLPFELP is encoded by the coding sequence ATGCTCGGCGTCATCGGCGGTAGCGGTTTCTATTCGTTCTTCGGGCCCGAGGCCCGCACCGTCACCGTGGACACCCCGTACGGTGCGCCCAGCGCACCGATCACGGTCGGGGCCGTGGGCGGGCACGAGGTGGCCTTTCTGCCCCGGCACGGGACCGGCCACGAGTTCTCGCCGCACACGGTGCCGTACCGGGCCAACATGTGGGCGCTGCGCACGCTGGGGGTGCGGCGGATCTTCGGTCCGTGCGCGGTGGGCAGTCTGACCGCGCAGCTGGGGCCGGGTTCGATCGTGGTTCCGGATCAGTTGGTGGACCGCACCCGCGCGCGTGCCGACACGTACTTCGATTCCGGCGGCATCCATGTCGGTTTCGCCGATCCCTACTGCCCGGCATTGCGGGCGACTGCGGCCGGGCTGCCCGGGGTGGTCGACGGCGGCACCATGGTGGTGATCCAGGGGCCGAGGTTTTCCACCAGGGCCGAGAGCCGGTGGTTCGCCGACCAGGGTTTCACTCTGGTCAACATGACCGGCTACCCCGAGGCGGTTCTGGCTCGCGAGCTTGAGATGTGTTATGCGGCAATCGCTTTGGTGACCGATCTGGATGCCGGTATCGAGGCTGGTTCCGGGGTGACGACGGTGGATGTCTTCGCCGAATTCGAGCGCAACCTGGTGCCGTTCAAGAAGCTCGTGCACGAGGCCCTGGAAGCCGTCGACACTGAGCGCGCCTGCACGCACTGTCTGGCCCACGACGGGGTGAAGTTGCCGTTCGAACTGCCATGA
- a CDS encoding 1,4-dihydroxy-2-naphthoate polyprenyltransferase: MASFAQWIEGARPRTLPNAVAPVLAGTGAAAWVGSAVWWKALLALAVSLALIIGVNYANDYSDGIRGTDDVRSGPLRLVGSKLASPRAVLTAALVSLAVGAVAGLALAAVSAPWLIAVGAVCIAGAWLYTGGKKPYGYLGLGEVAVFVFFGLVAVLGTQYTQALRIDWVGLVAAVAIGSLSSAVLVANNLRDIPTDSQSGKITLAVRLGDARTRLLYQLLVGVALLLPLVLILATPWCAVGLAAVAPAVRALRPVRNGSTGAQLIPVLRDTGLTMLVWAVAVSAALFLAA, encoded by the coding sequence GTGGCCAGTTTCGCGCAATGGATCGAAGGCGCCCGTCCCCGCACCCTGCCCAACGCTGTCGCCCCGGTGCTCGCCGGTACCGGCGCCGCCGCCTGGGTGGGCTCCGCCGTGTGGTGGAAAGCGTTGCTGGCGCTGGCCGTATCACTCGCACTGATCATCGGGGTGAACTACGCCAACGACTACTCCGACGGCATCCGCGGCACCGACGACGTGCGGTCCGGCCCGCTGCGCCTGGTGGGTTCCAAGCTGGCCTCCCCGCGGGCGGTGCTGACCGCGGCGCTGGTGAGCCTGGCCGTCGGCGCGGTGGCCGGGCTGGCGCTGGCGGCGGTGAGCGCGCCGTGGCTGATCGCGGTCGGCGCCGTGTGCATCGCCGGGGCCTGGCTGTACACCGGCGGCAAGAAGCCCTACGGCTACCTCGGCCTGGGCGAGGTAGCCGTGTTCGTCTTCTTCGGCCTGGTCGCGGTGCTGGGCACGCAGTACACCCAGGCCCTGCGCATCGACTGGGTCGGCCTGGTCGCCGCGGTGGCGATAGGCTCGCTGTCGTCGGCCGTGCTGGTGGCCAACAATCTGCGTGACATCCCCACCGACAGCCAGTCCGGGAAGATCACCCTCGCGGTGCGCCTCGGCGATGCACGTACCCGGCTGCTGTATCAACTGCTGGTCGGCGTGGCCCTGCTGCTGCCCTTGGTGCTGATCCTGGCCACTCCGTGGTGCGCGGTGGGCCTGGCCGCGGTCGCGCCGGCGGTGCGGGCACTGCGGCCGGTGCGCAACGGCAGTACCGGCGCCCAGCTCATCCCGGTTCTGCGCGATACCGGGCTGACCATGCTGGTGTGGGCGGTTGCGGTGTCCGCAGCCCTGTTCCTGGCGGCCTGA
- a CDS encoding type IV toxin-antitoxin system AbiEi family antitoxin domain-containing protein codes for MTRKMVASLVRSGAIVRVRRGVYAPSRPDIAGRLAALDLLNATPIAVCMSTAAAMYGFDTENDARIHILDPGVRIRPDAHVMVHQRLGAPLRRVSGRLATTPAWTAIEIARTLRRPRALATLDAALRVNACTAAELEAVMAEQKGRRGIVAVRDLLPHADGRAESPMESEMRLVFIDWSVPPPELQYEIVDRSGQTWRVDFAWPHAKLAAEYDSIEWHANPAAFTHDRIKTARLQECGWTTIPAVVDDIRKHPEHLVRQVLWRLNYPALVG; via the coding sequence ATGACTCGCAAGATGGTCGCGTCGCTGGTGCGGTCGGGCGCAATCGTGCGCGTACGACGAGGTGTTTATGCCCCAAGCCGACCCGATATCGCCGGCCGACTGGCCGCCCTCGACCTGCTCAACGCCACCCCCATCGCCGTGTGCATGAGCACAGCTGCCGCGATGTACGGCTTCGACACCGAAAACGACGCCCGCATCCACATCCTCGATCCCGGGGTCCGTATCCGGCCCGATGCCCACGTCATGGTGCATCAACGCCTCGGCGCACCGCTGCGGCGTGTGTCCGGGCGGCTCGCGACAACACCCGCCTGGACGGCAATCGAAATCGCCCGCACGCTGCGCAGACCACGGGCACTGGCCACACTCGACGCTGCACTGCGAGTCAACGCGTGTACCGCTGCGGAGTTGGAGGCTGTGATGGCCGAACAGAAGGGGCGCCGTGGCATCGTCGCGGTACGCGACCTACTGCCCCACGCCGACGGCAGAGCCGAATCTCCGATGGAAAGCGAGATGCGCCTTGTCTTCATCGACTGGTCGGTGCCGCCTCCGGAGCTTCAGTACGAGATCGTTGACCGCAGTGGTCAAACGTGGCGCGTCGACTTCGCCTGGCCCCACGCCAAACTGGCCGCCGAATACGACAGCATCGAGTGGCACGCCAATCCTGCCGCATTCACCCATGATCGGATCAAGACGGCGCGGCTGCAGGAATGCGGCTGGACCACGATCCCGGCAGTGGTAGATGACATCCGCAAGCATCCCGAGCACTTGGTCCGCCAAGTGCTGTGGCGGTTGAACTATCCCGCACTTGTCGGCTGA
- a CDS encoding MFS transporter: MTISTEAHQPAPSGRAETRRAIWNTIRGSSGNLVEWYDVYVYTVFATYFEAQFFDKADKNATVYVYAIFAVTFLTRPIGSWFFGRFADRRGRRAALTFSVSLMALCSLVIAVVPSRETIGVAAPIILILCRLVQGFATGGEYGTSATYMSEAATRERRGFFSSFQYVTLVGGHVLAQFTLLIILTTLSTEQVHEFGWRIGFAIGGVAAVVVFWLRRTMDESLSAEQLEAIREGKDKSSGSLSELLTRYWRPLLLCFLITMGGTLAFYAYSVNAPAIVKTTYKDQAMTATWINLIGLIFLMAIQPIGGMISDKMGRKPLLLWFGIGGVIYTYFLFTYLPQTHSPLMSFLLVAVAYVILTGYTSINALVKSELFPSHVRALGVGIGYALANSMFGGTAPVIYQALKDRDLVPWFIAYVTVCIALSLLVYLFFLKNKAETYLDQEKGSAFIR; the protein is encoded by the coding sequence ATGACCATTTCGACCGAGGCGCATCAGCCCGCACCGTCGGGCCGCGCCGAAACCCGGCGGGCCATCTGGAACACCATCCGGGGTTCGTCGGGCAACCTCGTCGAGTGGTACGACGTCTACGTCTACACGGTGTTCGCCACGTACTTCGAAGCCCAGTTCTTCGACAAGGCCGACAAGAACGCGACGGTCTACGTGTACGCGATCTTCGCGGTCACGTTCCTCACCCGCCCGATCGGATCGTGGTTCTTCGGCCGGTTCGCCGACCGGCGCGGCCGCCGTGCCGCGCTGACCTTCAGCGTCTCGCTGATGGCGCTGTGCTCACTGGTGATCGCAGTCGTGCCGTCGCGCGAAACCATCGGTGTCGCAGCGCCGATCATCCTCATCCTGTGCCGGCTGGTGCAGGGCTTCGCGACCGGCGGTGAGTACGGCACCTCGGCGACCTACATGTCCGAGGCCGCCACCCGGGAACGGCGCGGCTTCTTCTCCTCGTTCCAGTACGTGACACTGGTCGGCGGTCACGTCCTGGCGCAGTTCACCCTGCTGATCATCCTCACCACGCTCAGCACCGAGCAGGTCCACGAATTCGGTTGGCGCATCGGCTTCGCCATCGGCGGCGTGGCCGCGGTCGTGGTGTTCTGGCTGCGCCGCACCATGGACGAATCGCTGTCCGCCGAACAACTCGAAGCGATCCGCGAAGGCAAGGACAAGAGCTCGGGCTCGTTGAGCGAACTGCTCACCCGCTACTGGAGGCCACTGCTGCTGTGCTTCCTGATCACCATGGGCGGCACCCTGGCGTTCTACGCCTACAGCGTCAACGCCCCGGCGATCGTCAAGACCACCTACAAGGACCAGGCGATGACCGCCACCTGGATCAACCTGATCGGGCTGATCTTCCTGATGGCGATCCAACCCATCGGCGGGATGATCAGCGACAAGATGGGCCGCAAGCCGCTGCTGCTGTGGTTCGGCATCGGCGGGGTGATCTACACCTACTTCCTGTTCACCTATCTGCCCCAGACACATTCACCGCTGATGTCCTTCCTGCTGGTCGCCGTCGCATACGTGATCCTGACCGGATACACCTCGATCAACGCCCTGGTGAAATCCGAGCTCTTCCCCTCGCACGTGCGCGCTCTCGGGGTGGGAATCGGCTACGCACTGGCCAATTCGATGTTCGGCGGCACCGCACCGGTGATCTACCAGGCACTCAAGGACCGGGATCTGGTGCCGTGGTTCATCGCCTACGTCACGGTGTGCATCGCCCTGTCCCTGCTGGTGTATCTGTTCTTCCTCAAGAACAAGGCCGAAACCTACCTGGACCAGGAGAAGGGTTCGGCTTTCATCCGGTAG
- a CDS encoding response regulator encodes MSALRVVVADDDVLLREGLASLLDRSGFDVVGQAADATELLALVRDQAPQLAVVDIRMPPTHTTEGLDAAKVIRTESPETGILVLSAHVDVEHATELLASGHGIGYLLKTRVTDVNDFVETLQRIAKGASVVDPALVSELVSARRRDDPLAALSAREREVLMLMAEGRSNAGIARRLWVTEGTVEKHVRSILTKLNLPETGDDHRRVRAVITYLEAR; translated from the coding sequence ATGAGTGCGCTGCGGGTGGTCGTCGCCGACGATGACGTGCTTCTGCGTGAGGGATTGGCCAGCCTGCTCGACCGGTCCGGATTCGACGTCGTCGGGCAGGCCGCCGACGCAACGGAATTGCTTGCCCTGGTTCGGGATCAGGCACCGCAATTGGCCGTGGTCGACATCCGGATGCCACCCACTCACACCACCGAGGGCCTGGACGCCGCGAAGGTGATCCGTACCGAGTCCCCCGAGACCGGCATCCTGGTGCTGTCCGCACACGTCGACGTCGAGCACGCGACCGAGCTGCTCGCCAGCGGTCACGGCATCGGCTACCTGCTCAAGACCCGGGTGACCGACGTCAACGATTTCGTCGAGACCCTGCAACGGATCGCCAAGGGAGCCTCGGTGGTCGACCCGGCGCTGGTGTCCGAGTTGGTCTCCGCCCGCCGCCGCGACGACCCGCTGGCCGCCCTCAGCGCCCGCGAGCGCGAAGTCCTGATGCTGATGGCCGAGGGCCGGTCCAACGCCGGCATCGCCCGCCGGCTCTGGGTCACCGAGGGCACCGTGGAAAAACACGTCCGCAGCATCCTGACCAAACTGAACCTCCCCGAGACCGGCGACGACCACCGCCGGGTCCGCGCCGTCATCACCTATTTGGAAGCGCGGTAG
- a CDS encoding SDR family NAD(P)-dependent oxidoreductase, with protein MRTVVVTGGGTGIGREVAAQFASEACNVVITGRRADVLKKAVDEIGGSVRAVTVDGTDPEQTAAVAREIGAVDVLVNNAGGNTDFDREEPRHLGDIADAWRQNLDSNLMTAVLMTTALLPAMPRGSAVITIGSIAADKGAGSYGAAKAAVASWNVDLARQIGDRGITANIVSPGYIADTEFFRDKLTDERRDSLVEAAMTNRAGTPADIAATVRFLASPGARQITGQTIAVNGGEWTTR; from the coding sequence ATGCGCACTGTCGTGGTGACCGGTGGGGGCACTGGGATCGGCCGTGAGGTCGCCGCACAATTCGCCTCGGAAGCTTGCAATGTAGTAATCACAGGCCGTCGTGCGGATGTACTCAAGAAGGCAGTGGACGAGATCGGGGGGTCGGTCCGGGCAGTCACAGTTGACGGGACCGACCCCGAACAGACTGCTGCGGTGGCGCGGGAGATCGGTGCCGTCGACGTGCTGGTCAACAATGCGGGCGGCAACACCGATTTCGACAGGGAGGAGCCCCGTCATCTAGGTGACATTGCCGATGCGTGGCGCCAGAACTTGGACAGCAACCTGATGACCGCGGTGCTGATGACGACGGCGCTGCTGCCTGCGATGCCGCGTGGTTCGGCCGTGATCACCATCGGTTCCATCGCCGCGGACAAAGGTGCTGGCTCATACGGAGCCGCCAAAGCGGCCGTCGCGTCGTGGAACGTCGACCTGGCTCGACAGATCGGTGACCGAGGCATCACCGCCAATATCGTCTCACCTGGCTACATCGCTGATACGGAGTTCTTCCGAGACAAGCTCACCGACGAACGCAGAGATTCTCTGGTCGAAGCAGCGATGACCAATCGTGCGGGGACGCCCGCCGATATTGCCGCCACCGTGCGGTTTCTCGCCTCGCCCGGTGCACGCCAGATCACTGGACAGACCATCGCCGTCAATGGAGGCGAATGGACGACTCGTTAG